The following proteins are encoded in a genomic region of Brachypodium distachyon strain Bd21 chromosome 1, Brachypodium_distachyon_v3.0, whole genome shotgun sequence:
- the LOC104582131 gene encoding F-box protein At3g07870 — translation MATLAIDSGGPGPPVSLPLAPCPSLPDDIVMDILARLPAKSAGQCRCLSHAWAAALSSQHFVDRHHRLANRRHSPRVFFLHYSFDDGAQMHMWSQDHHNSNDGTVPHRIHGHALRLVALQCRGLVVLEDSSRDHVNYVCNPSSGHMMALPEGRQKICHKGVSDNHYESLGLGYDDQTKTHKVVRISYHGCDRGGLPTSVGCEVYVVNSAGHWQPIQGKPPAWVIPYEPSVFAQGHVHWLAEKKVPISADTPIDMVIVSFSLADQTFGIVPPPLGMDGESLSRHRLTELDGHLCLFSDYVPNLSCYDIWFLVSEPGAHVVWNLHCRIDMSKVSPDITDRVERCSLYPLAIINNGSRILLVKPGLVLAPLAGNYPCCAHC, via the coding sequence ATGGCCACTTTGGCGATCGACTCTGGAGGACCAGGACCCCCGGTGTCTTTGCCTTTGGCGCCATGCCCCTCCCtccctgacgacatcgtcatggACATCTTGGCGCGCTTGCCGGCCAAGTCTGCGGGCCAATGCCGCTGTCTCTCCCATGCCTGGGCCGCGGCGCTCTCCTCGCAACACTTTGTCGATCGCCACCACCGCCTGGCCAACCGCCGCCACAGCCCAAGGGTCTTCTTCTTGCATTACTCGTTCGACGACGGAGCACAGATGCATATGTGGTCTCAGGACCACCATAACAGCAATGACGGTACGGTTCCACACAGAATCCATGGCCACGCCCTTCGCCTCGTCGCACTTCAGTGCCGCGGCCTTGTCGTCCTCGAAGACTCGTCCAGGGATCATGTGAACTACGTGTGCAACCCATCAAGCGGTCACATGATGGCACTTCCAGAGGGCCGCCAAAAGATATGCCACAAAGGTGTTTCGGACAACCATTATGAGAGCCTAGGGCTCGGCTATGATGATCAGACCAAAACGCACAAAGTTGTGCGCATCTCCTACCATGGATGTGATCGCGGGGGGCTCCCCACGTCGGTGGGGTGTGAGGTTTATGTGGTCAACTCCGCCGGGCACTGGCAGCCAATCCAAGGAAAGCCGCCGGCTTGGGTAATACCTTATGAGCCAAGCGTCTTTGCGCAAGGACACGTGCATTGGTTAGCCGAAAAGAAGGTTCCCATCTCTGCCGACACACCCATTGACATGGTCATCGTCTCCTTCTCCCTCGCTGACCAGACGTTCGGGATTGTGCCGCCACCACTCGGTATGGACGGCGAGAGTTTGTCCAGGCACCGGTTGACCGAGCTTGATGGGCACCTATGCCTCTTTTCCGATTATGTTCCTAACTTGTCATGCTACGACATATGGTTTCTAGTAAGTGAGCCTGGAGCACATGTAGTCTGGAATTTGCACTGCCGAATCGACATGAGCAAGGTGTCACCAGATATCACCGACCGGGTCGAGAGATGCTCGTTATACCCTCTCGCCATTATCAATAATGGCAGCCGCATCCTCCTTGTAAAACCCGGCTTGGTCTTGGCGCCGTTGGCGGGCAATTACCCCTGTTGTGCGCATTGTTAG